In the genome of Coregonus clupeaformis isolate EN_2021a chromosome 1, ASM2061545v1, whole genome shotgun sequence, one region contains:
- the LOC121567958 gene encoding peptide Y-like — translation MANILRPWLILVALVLCVLVCLGTFTDAYSTKPVSPDNNAPPEEWARYNTALRHYINLINRQRYGKRSASESALAWLLFRDESEGDLTPRLDGSDLG, via the exons ATGGCCAACATACTGAGACCCTGGTTGATCCTCGTAGCCCTCGTGCTGTGCGTGCTGGTTTGTCTGGGCACCTTCACGGATGCCTACTCGACCAAGCCGGTGAGCCCCGACAACAACGCGCCtccggaggaatgggccagataCAACACGGCGCTGCGACACTACATCAACCTCATCAACAGACAGAG GTATGGGAAGAGGTCTGCATCTGAGTCAGCTCTGGCGTGGTTGCTGTTCAGAGACGAGTCGGAAGGCGACTTAACACCACG TTTGGATGGCAGTGATCTAGGATAA